The proteins below are encoded in one region of Mycolicibacterium neworleansense:
- a CDS encoding energy-coupling factor transporter transmembrane component T family protein, with translation MINPVARLLTALIIAAALVLSVDWVSALTALAGEIVLFAVIGVKLRTALTRAAVVAVAAALTAVTILLYGQVSGTVYWHFLLVTISDGSIALAVATFLRVLAIALPSVILFIDVESTELADGLGQVLRLPARFVLGALAGLRLVGLLGQDWQYLGYARRARGVADHARVRRIAGQAFALLVFAVRRGSKLATAMEARGFGAYPTRTWARPSPFGAREFALIAAGFVIAAAAIAVSLAAGTWNFIGTR, from the coding sequence GTGATCAACCCGGTGGCACGACTGCTCACCGCCCTCATCATCGCGGCCGCCCTGGTGCTGTCGGTCGACTGGGTGTCGGCCCTGACCGCACTGGCCGGCGAGATCGTGCTGTTCGCCGTCATCGGTGTGAAGCTGCGCACGGCGCTGACCCGTGCCGCCGTGGTCGCCGTCGCGGCCGCACTGACCGCGGTCACCATCCTGCTCTACGGCCAGGTCAGCGGCACCGTGTACTGGCACTTCTTGCTCGTCACGATCAGCGACGGGTCGATCGCGCTCGCCGTGGCCACCTTCCTGCGGGTGCTGGCCATCGCGCTGCCCTCGGTAATTCTGTTCATCGACGTCGAATCCACCGAACTGGCAGACGGTTTGGGGCAGGTGCTGAGGCTGCCGGCCCGGTTCGTCCTCGGTGCGCTGGCCGGCCTGCGTCTGGTCGGACTGCTCGGACAGGACTGGCAGTACCTGGGTTACGCCCGCCGGGCCCGCGGCGTGGCCGACCACGCCAGGGTGCGGCGGATCGCCGGGCAGGCCTTCGCGCTGCTGGTGTTCGCGGTGCGCCGTGGATCGAAGCTTGCCACGGCGATGGAGGCCCGCGGGTTCGGCGCCTACCCGACCCGGACGTGGGCCCGCCCCTCCCCCTTCGGCGCCCGCGAATTCGCCCTGATCGCCGCGGGATTCGTCATCGCGGCGGCCGCGATCGCGGTGTCGCTGGCCGCCGGAACTTGGAACTTCATTGGCACTCGATGA
- a CDS encoding nucleoside/nucleotide kinase family protein codes for MALDDILRRLGAAATTVLIDGRSGSGKSTLAMELRDEWPNSVVVRLDDIYPGWDGLLWAADHLQRSLLQPRAAGRIGRWRQWDWATAAPSGWHDVGPGQRLIVEGIGALTPASRACADLGVWVDADDTERKRRALERDGETYRPHWDRWAAQEDEFIARFQPRACADLIAVPAAGGFEFAAPG; via the coding sequence TTGGCACTCGATGACATCCTGCGCCGGCTGGGCGCGGCGGCGACGACGGTGCTGATCGACGGTCGGTCCGGGTCGGGCAAGTCGACGCTGGCGATGGAGCTGCGCGACGAGTGGCCCAACAGTGTCGTCGTCCGGCTCGACGACATCTACCCGGGCTGGGACGGACTGCTCTGGGCCGCAGACCATTTGCAGCGATCGCTGCTCCAGCCGCGGGCCGCCGGACGCATCGGACGCTGGCGGCAATGGGACTGGGCAACCGCGGCGCCGAGCGGCTGGCACGACGTCGGACCCGGACAACGCCTCATCGTCGAGGGCATCGGCGCGCTCACCCCGGCCAGCCGGGCATGCGCCGATCTGGGCGTCTGGGTCGACGCCGACGACACCGAGCGCAAGCGCCGGGCACTGGAACGCGACGGCGAGACCTACCGGCCCCACTGGGACCGGTGGGCCGCCCAAGAGGACGAGTTCATCGCCCGGTTCCAGCCGAGGGCGTGCGCCGATCTGATCGCGGTGCCCGCCGCCGGCGGATTCGAGTTCGCGGCGCCCGGTTAG
- a CDS encoding 4Fe-4S binding protein — MPHVITQSCCSDGSCVYACPVNCIHPSPDEPGFATAEMLYIDPEACVDCGACVSACPVGAISADTKLTDNQLPFIELNAAFYPKREGKLPPTSKLAPVIAAPKVAARSGGPLTVAIVGSGPAAMYAADELLTQRGVRVNVFEKLPTPYGLVRAGVAPDHQSTKRVTRLFDVIGKQPGFKFFLNVEVGKHLSHADLLEHHHAVLYAVGAPNDRRLDIEGMGLPGTGTATEMVAWINGHPEFTDLPVDLSHERVVVVGNGNVAFDVARILTTDPDMLARTDISDHALAALRSSKVSEVVIAARRGPAESAFTLPELIGLTASCDVVLDEADHQLVLADLARETDPLTRNKLEILAKLGDSSAPVIRPRIRLAYRLTPQRVLGADRVTGIEFGVTGTDEVRTLDAGLVLTSIGYRGKAIADLPFDDAAGVVPNDGGRVRDTSGAYVAGWIKRGPTGFIGTNKSCAAQTVGQLVDDYNSGVLTDPAHKQAALEKLVRTRQPAMVDAAGWQAIDAAEIARGGQDRPRDKFTSVDEMVAVAVTAPKPTVRQRVLAGLR; from the coding sequence ATGCCCCATGTGATCACCCAGTCGTGTTGCAGCGACGGGTCCTGTGTTTACGCGTGTCCGGTGAACTGCATCCATCCGTCACCGGATGAGCCGGGCTTCGCGACGGCCGAGATGCTCTACATCGATCCCGAGGCGTGTGTGGACTGCGGCGCGTGCGTGAGTGCCTGCCCGGTCGGCGCGATCTCGGCCGATACCAAGCTGACCGACAATCAGCTGCCGTTCATCGAGCTCAACGCCGCCTTCTACCCGAAGCGCGAGGGCAAGTTGCCGCCGACGTCCAAGCTGGCGCCGGTGATCGCGGCACCGAAGGTGGCGGCCCGTTCCGGTGGGCCGTTGACGGTGGCGATCGTGGGCTCGGGCCCGGCCGCCATGTACGCGGCCGACGAGTTGCTGACCCAGCGCGGTGTGCGGGTCAATGTCTTCGAGAAGCTGCCGACGCCCTACGGGCTGGTGCGGGCCGGTGTGGCGCCGGACCACCAGAGCACCAAGCGGGTGACCCGGCTGTTCGACGTCATCGGTAAGCAGCCGGGGTTCAAGTTCTTCCTCAACGTCGAGGTCGGCAAGCACCTGTCGCACGCCGACCTGTTGGAGCATCACCACGCCGTGCTGTACGCGGTGGGTGCGCCCAACGACCGTCGCCTCGACATCGAGGGCATGGGCCTGCCCGGCACCGGGACCGCCACCGAGATGGTGGCCTGGATCAACGGACACCCGGAGTTCACCGATCTGCCGGTGGACCTGAGCCACGAGCGGGTCGTCGTCGTCGGCAACGGCAACGTCGCATTCGACGTGGCCCGCATCCTCACCACCGATCCGGACATGTTGGCCCGCACCGACATCTCCGATCACGCGTTGGCCGCACTGCGGTCCTCGAAGGTTTCCGAGGTGGTGATCGCGGCGCGCCGCGGCCCCGCCGAGTCGGCCTTCACGCTGCCCGAGCTGATCGGCCTGACCGCGAGCTGTGACGTCGTGCTCGATGAGGCCGACCATCAGCTGGTGCTGGCGGACCTGGCCCGGGAGACCGATCCGCTGACCCGCAACAAGCTGGAGATCCTGGCCAAGCTCGGTGACTCGTCCGCCCCGGTGATCCGGCCGCGGATCCGGCTGGCCTACCGACTGACCCCGCAGCGCGTGCTGGGTGCGGATCGGGTGACCGGCATCGAGTTCGGGGTGACCGGGACCGACGAGGTGCGCACGCTCGATGCCGGGCTCGTGCTGACCTCGATCGGGTACCGCGGCAAGGCGATTGCCGATCTGCCGTTCGACGACGCCGCCGGCGTGGTGCCCAACGACGGTGGACGCGTCAGGGACACGTCCGGTGCCTACGTGGCCGGCTGGATCAAGCGCGGGCCCACCGGGTTCATCGGCACCAACAAGTCGTGTGCGGCGCAGACCGTGGGTCAGCTGGTCGACGATTACAACTCGGGCGTGCTGACCGATCCGGCGCACAAGCAGGCCGCGTTGGAGAAGCTGGTGCGAACCCGCCAGCCCGCCATGGTCGATGCCGCCGGGTGGCAGGCGATCGACGCCGCCGAGATCGCCCGTGGTGGCCAGGATCGCCCGCGGGACAAGTTCACCTCGGTCGACGAGATGGTGGCGGTCGCCGTGACGGCGCCCAAACCGACCGTGCGACAGCGGGTTCTGGCGGGCTTGCGCTAA
- a CDS encoding AurF N-oxygenase family protein — MARTKMVRRWRKNMDVSDDIQYTDMLATLSEGSVRRNFNPYKDIEWDSPEFAVIPNDPRWILPATDPMGGHAWYQAQPVERQIEIGMWRQANVAKVGLHFENILIRGLMEYSFWVPNGSPEYRYCLHESVEECNHTLMFQEMVNRIGMDVPGMPRLLKWLQPLIPLAAGPLPIPFFFGVLAGEEPIDHTQKNVLREGKALHPIMERVMAIHVAEEARHISFAHQYLHKRVPNLRRRQRWILSLFVPLTMRILCSAIIVPPRAFWKEFDIPRSVRKELFFRSPESRKMLRDMFGDVRMLCHDTGLMNPIAKLMWRICKIDGQPSRYRSEPQREHLVSVA; from the coding sequence ATGGCTCGGACCAAGATGGTCAGGCGCTGGCGCAAGAACATGGACGTCAGCGACGACATTCAGTACACCGACATGCTCGCGACACTGTCCGAGGGCTCGGTGCGACGCAACTTCAACCCGTACAAGGACATCGAGTGGGATTCGCCTGAGTTCGCGGTGATCCCGAACGATCCGCGCTGGATCCTGCCGGCGACCGACCCGATGGGTGGGCACGCGTGGTACCAGGCCCAGCCCGTCGAGCGGCAGATCGAGATCGGCATGTGGCGCCAGGCCAACGTCGCCAAGGTCGGCCTGCACTTCGAGAACATCCTGATCCGCGGCCTGATGGAGTACTCGTTCTGGGTGCCCAACGGCTCGCCGGAGTACCGGTACTGCCTGCACGAATCCGTCGAGGAGTGCAACCACACCCTGATGTTTCAGGAGATGGTGAACCGGATCGGCATGGACGTGCCGGGCATGCCGCGGCTGCTCAAGTGGCTGCAGCCGCTGATCCCGCTGGCCGCCGGCCCGCTGCCGATTCCGTTCTTCTTCGGTGTGCTCGCCGGCGAGGAGCCCATCGACCACACGCAGAAGAACGTGCTGCGCGAGGGTAAGGCCCTGCATCCGATCATGGAGCGGGTCATGGCGATTCACGTCGCCGAGGAGGCCCGTCACATCTCGTTCGCGCACCAGTACCTGCACAAGCGGGTGCCGAACCTGCGTCGCCGCCAGCGCTGGATCCTGTCGCTGTTCGTGCCGCTGACCATGCGCATCCTGTGCTCGGCGATCATCGTGCCGCCGCGCGCGTTCTGGAAGGAGTTCGACATCCCGCGCTCGGTGCGCAAGGAGCTGTTCTTCCGCTCACCGGAGTCGCGCAAGATGCTGCGGGACATGTTCGGCGACGTGCGCATGCTGTGCCACGACACCGGCCTGATGAACCCGATCGCCAAGCTGATGTGGCGGATCTGCAAGATCGACGGTCAGCCCAGCCGCTACCGTAGCGAGCCACAGCGCGAGCACCTGGTCTCTGTCGCCTAA
- the map gene encoding type I methionyl aminopeptidase, translating into MVDLKTEYQVEAMAAAGAVVGDTLRALASQATAGHTTADLDRIAAEILAARGAASPFLDYQPRWAPSPFPAVLCVSVNDAVVHGIPDDTVLAEGDLVSVDFGAVLNGWCGDAARSFVIGTPRPADAALIEATDAALAAGIAAARPGNTLGDIGHAIAAVAREAGYGLLANHGGHGIGRTMHEAPHVPNSGRPGEGMALQPGLVIAIEPMLIADGTTGYVHDPDGWTLRTATGARAAHSEHTVAVTDQGPVILTA; encoded by the coding sequence GTGGTCGATCTGAAGACCGAATACCAGGTAGAGGCGATGGCGGCAGCCGGAGCTGTGGTAGGCGACACACTCCGCGCGCTTGCCAGTCAGGCCACCGCGGGCCACACCACGGCCGATTTGGACCGGATTGCCGCCGAGATCCTGGCTGCCCGCGGCGCCGCATCGCCCTTCCTCGACTACCAGCCGCGCTGGGCGCCCAGCCCGTTCCCGGCCGTACTGTGCGTGAGCGTCAACGACGCGGTGGTGCACGGGATCCCCGACGACACGGTGCTTGCCGAAGGTGACCTGGTGTCGGTGGACTTCGGGGCGGTCCTGAACGGCTGGTGCGGCGACGCCGCCCGCAGCTTCGTGATCGGCACACCGAGGCCGGCCGACGCCGCGCTGATCGAGGCGACGGACGCGGCCCTGGCCGCCGGTATCGCCGCCGCCCGGCCCGGCAACACACTGGGCGACATCGGGCACGCGATCGCCGCGGTGGCCCGTGAGGCGGGCTACGGCCTGCTGGCCAACCACGGCGGGCACGGCATCGGGCGCACCATGCACGAGGCGCCGCACGTCCCCAACTCCGGGCGACCCGGGGAAGGCATGGCACTGCAGCCAGGCCTGGTGATCGCGATCGAGCCGATGCTCATCGCCGACGGCACCACCGGCTACGTCCACGACCCCGACGGGTGGACGCTGCGCACCGCCACCGGGGCCCGCGCGGCGCACAGTGAACACACCGTCGCTGTCACCGATCAAGGGCCCGTAATCCTGACCGCCTAG
- a CDS encoding membrane protease subunit, stomatin/prohibitin, whose amino-acid sequence MNRKAKGIVVGGVLIVGVLIAGTILSSCATQVGPGQTAVKVDDYALIPTDPKVEGCIDPETSEFNPPGGFKAYRYPSRQISWDATGSPDSEAESTIVVSNATAPAELRVPVVITFDLTTDCDMLMDFHRDFGTKYQGWLDNDGLVTTGWVNLLRYVIGQPAEQVLISVAQKYTWREIWNDEKVRIEFQNSLRDALPGASRARTDGREFFTNFQVTVMKPDPVDEGLKDAIIAEQKAIADARAAEAKGVADANAARAKAEAEKAAAQAQTELARQVALQKQAEIAGYPSAEDYLKAKAIENGQNPYQPTYVVPQAG is encoded by the coding sequence ATGAATCGCAAAGCCAAAGGCATAGTCGTCGGTGGGGTGCTCATCGTGGGCGTCCTGATAGCCGGAACCATCCTGTCGAGTTGTGCCACTCAGGTCGGACCCGGGCAGACCGCGGTCAAGGTGGACGACTACGCCCTGATCCCCACCGACCCCAAGGTGGAGGGCTGCATCGACCCGGAGACCTCCGAGTTCAATCCTCCCGGCGGTTTCAAGGCATACCGATACCCGTCGCGGCAGATCAGCTGGGACGCCACCGGCAGCCCCGACTCGGAGGCCGAGTCGACCATCGTGGTGTCCAACGCCACCGCCCCTGCCGAACTGCGGGTTCCGGTGGTGATCACCTTCGACCTGACCACCGACTGCGACATGCTGATGGACTTTCACCGCGACTTCGGCACGAAGTACCAGGGCTGGCTGGACAACGACGGGCTGGTCACCACCGGGTGGGTGAACCTGCTGCGCTACGTCATCGGCCAGCCCGCCGAGCAGGTGCTCATCAGCGTGGCGCAGAAGTACACCTGGCGCGAGATCTGGAACGACGAGAAGGTGCGGATCGAGTTCCAGAACTCGCTGCGCGACGCGCTGCCCGGCGCCTCGCGGGCCCGCACCGACGGTCGCGAATTCTTCACGAACTTCCAGGTCACCGTCATGAAGCCCGACCCGGTGGACGAGGGGCTCAAGGACGCGATCATCGCCGAGCAAAAGGCGATCGCCGACGCCAGGGCGGCCGAGGCCAAGGGCGTGGCCGACGCGAACGCCGCGCGGGCCAAGGCGGAGGCCGAGAAGGCCGCGGCGCAGGCTCAGACCGAACTGGCCCGCCAGGTGGCACTGCAGAAGCAGGCCGAGATCGCCGGCTATCCGAGCGCCGAGGACTATCTCAAGGCCAAGGCGATCGAGAACGGACAGAACCCGTACCAACCCACGTATGTGGTGCCCCAGGCCGGCTGA
- the serC gene encoding phosphoserine transaminase, whose translation MAELIIPADLKPRDGRFGCGPSKVRPEQLTALAAAGDLFGTSHRQAPIKNLVGRVRDGLRELFSVPDGYEVVLGNGGSTAFWDAAAFGLIDKRSLHLTYGEFSAKFASCVAKNPFVGDPIIVKTDPGTAPQPQSDPSVDVVAWAHNETSTGVSVPVQRPAGDALVLIDATSAAGGLPVDIADTDAYYFAPQKNFAGDGGLWLAIVSPAALARIEAIAATGRWVPDFLSLPIAVENSLKNQTYNTPAIATLILLAEQLDWLNGNGGLDWAVKRTADSSQRLYTWAEASSFATPFVTDPALRSQVVGTVDFSDAVDAAAVAKVLRANGIVDTEPYRKLGRNQLRIGMFPAVEPDDVSALTSCVDWVVENL comes from the coding sequence ATGGCTGAACTGATCATCCCCGCCGACCTCAAGCCCCGCGACGGCCGTTTCGGATGCGGACCCTCCAAGGTCCGCCCCGAGCAACTGACCGCGCTGGCCGCCGCCGGGGATCTGTTCGGCACGTCCCATCGGCAGGCACCGATCAAGAATCTGGTCGGCCGCGTCCGTGACGGGTTGCGGGAGCTGTTCTCGGTGCCCGACGGCTACGAGGTGGTCCTGGGCAACGGCGGTTCGACCGCGTTCTGGGATGCCGCGGCCTTCGGCCTGATCGACAAGCGCTCGCTGCACCTGACCTACGGCGAGTTCAGCGCCAAGTTCGCCTCGTGCGTGGCCAAGAACCCCTTCGTCGGCGACCCGATCATCGTCAAGACCGACCCGGGCACCGCGCCGCAGCCGCAGTCCGACCCTTCGGTGGACGTCGTGGCCTGGGCCCACAACGAGACCTCGACGGGTGTCTCGGTGCCGGTGCAGCGTCCGGCCGGCGATGCGCTGGTGCTCATCGACGCCACCTCGGCCGCCGGCGGCCTGCCGGTCGACATCGCCGACACCGACGCGTATTACTTTGCGCCGCAGAAGAATTTCGCCGGGGACGGCGGCCTGTGGCTGGCCATCGTCAGCCCCGCGGCGCTGGCCCGTATCGAGGCGATCGCCGCGACGGGCCGGTGGGTGCCCGACTTCCTGTCGCTGCCCATCGCGGTGGAGAACAGCCTCAAGAACCAGACCTACAACACCCCGGCCATCGCCACTCTGATCCTGCTCGCCGAGCAGCTCGACTGGCTCAACGGCAACGGCGGACTGGACTGGGCCGTCAAGCGGACGGCAGATTCCTCGCAGCGGCTGTACACGTGGGCCGAGGCGTCGAGCTTCGCCACCCCGTTCGTCACCGACCCGGCGCTGCGTTCGCAGGTCGTCGGCACCGTCGACTTCAGCGATGCGGTGGACGCCGCCGCGGTCGCCAAGGTGCTGCGGGCCAACGGAATCGTCGACACCGAGCCCTACCGCAAGCTGGGCCGTAACCAGCTGCGGATCGGCATGTTCCCGGCCGTCGAGCCCGACGACGTGAGCGCCCTGACCAGCTGCGTCGACTGGGTCGTCGAGAACCTCTGA
- the sepH gene encoding septation protein SepH has translation MRELRVVGLNVDGRRIICESDDSAKDMFSLRVDDRLRAALRGDKVASNQSEIDVEVQNVLRPKEIQAKIRAGASVEQLAAAAGVPVERVERFAHPVLLERARAAELAAAAHPVLADGPAVLTLLETVTSALVARGLDPDSIAWDAWRNEDSRWTVQLAWKAGRSDNLAHFRFTPGAHGGTVAASDDAARQLIDPNFGRPLRPVAAVPHLFDDHDTHEVAQTPAAVPDEFSRPAEPAPAPAPPAAKRSRKARPAVPAWEDVLLGVRSSGTQP, from the coding sequence ATGCGAGAACTCAGAGTCGTTGGATTGAACGTCGACGGCAGACGCATCATCTGTGAATCCGACGACTCCGCCAAGGACATGTTCAGCTTGCGTGTCGATGACCGGCTCCGCGCTGCATTGCGCGGGGACAAGGTCGCCTCGAATCAGTCCGAGATCGATGTAGAGGTGCAGAACGTGCTGCGACCCAAGGAGATTCAGGCGAAGATTCGCGCCGGGGCGTCGGTGGAGCAGTTGGCCGCCGCGGCCGGGGTGCCTGTCGAACGGGTCGAGCGGTTCGCCCATCCGGTGCTGCTGGAGCGTGCCCGTGCGGCCGAACTGGCCGCCGCGGCGCATCCGGTCCTGGCCGACGGCCCCGCGGTGCTGACCCTGCTGGAAACCGTCACGAGCGCCCTGGTGGCCCGGGGACTCGATCCCGACTCCATCGCCTGGGATGCCTGGCGCAACGAGGACAGCCGCTGGACCGTGCAGCTGGCCTGGAAAGCCGGCCGGTCGGACAATCTCGCGCATTTCCGATTCACCCCCGGCGCCCACGGCGGCACCGTCGCCGCATCCGACGATGCGGCCCGCCAGCTGATCGATCCCAATTTCGGCAGGCCGCTGCGCCCCGTCGCCGCGGTGCCGCACCTGTTCGACGATCACGACACCCACGAGGTCGCCCAGACGCCGGCCGCGGTTCCCGATGAGTTCAGCCGGCCCGCCGAGCCCGCGCCCGCGCCTGCTCCCCCGGCCGCCAAGCGCAGCCGCAAGGCGCGTCCGGCGGTTCCGGCCTGGGAGGACGTCCTGCTGGGCGTGCGTTCGTCGGGCACCCAGCCCTGA
- a CDS encoding SAM-dependent methyltransferase yields MPRTDNDTWDLATGVGATATGVAASRALASSAADPLISDPYARPLVDAVGVDYYVRLAQGDLVADGSAEPLDPHVIADGMAIRTRYFDDFFLTAVEAGIRQAVILASGLDARAYRLPWPAGMTVFELDQPAVIEFKGRALAELGAAPAAQLHAIGIDLRQDWPAALRARGFDPQAPTAWIAEGLLGYLPPDAQDRLFDNITALSAPGSRIATDWMTEHTELAESRIRTLTDHQREQGRELDDLSDLIFSGDRNGVADYLTASGWQPETTTAERMFAVHGRKFRRDEAVAGLLDARYTAAELVA; encoded by the coding sequence ATGCCACGCACCGACAACGACACCTGGGACCTGGCCACCGGCGTCGGCGCCACCGCCACCGGCGTCGCCGCCTCCCGGGCACTGGCCTCCAGCGCCGCCGACCCGCTGATCTCCGACCCGTACGCCCGGCCCCTCGTCGACGCCGTCGGCGTGGACTACTACGTCCGCCTGGCCCAGGGCGACCTGGTGGCCGACGGCTCCGCCGAACCGCTCGATCCCCACGTAATCGCCGACGGCATGGCCATCCGCACCCGCTACTTCGACGACTTCTTCCTGACTGCCGTCGAGGCGGGTATCCGCCAGGCCGTCATCCTGGCCTCGGGGCTGGACGCCCGTGCCTACCGGCTGCCCTGGCCGGCCGGCATGACGGTGTTCGAACTCGATCAGCCGGCCGTGATCGAGTTCAAGGGCCGAGCCCTCGCCGAACTCGGCGCCGCTCCGGCCGCCCAACTGCATGCGATCGGCATCGACCTGCGCCAGGACTGGCCGGCCGCCCTGCGCGCCCGCGGCTTCGACCCGCAGGCTCCGACCGCCTGGATCGCCGAAGGGCTGCTCGGCTATCTGCCTCCCGACGCCCAGGACCGGCTGTTCGACAACATCACCGCGCTGAGCGCACCGGGCAGCCGCATCGCCACCGACTGGATGACCGAGCACACCGAGCTGGCCGAGAGCCGGATACGGACACTGACCGACCACCAGCGCGAGCAGGGCCGGGAACTCGACGACCTGTCGGACCTGATCTTCTCGGGCGACCGCAACGGCGTCGCCGACTACCTGACCGCATCCGGATGGCAACCCGAAACCACCACGGCCGAAAGGATGTTCGCGGTCCACGGCCGGAAGTTCCGCCGCGACGAGGCGGTCGCCGGACTGCTCGACGCCAGATACACCGCAGCCGAACTGGTGGCCTGA
- a CDS encoding DUF2537 domain-containing protein has product MTDDSTPWGTGLTVSAFVAVVLGAAIVVLGVGLLRVHPLLAIGLNMVAVGGLAPTVWGWRHRPVWRWFVLGSAVGVACGWVALLAIGLTQG; this is encoded by the coding sequence GTGACCGACGATTCCACGCCATGGGGTACCGGCCTGACGGTATCGGCCTTCGTGGCCGTGGTGCTGGGCGCGGCGATCGTGGTGCTCGGAGTGGGGCTGCTGCGGGTGCACCCGCTGCTGGCGATCGGGCTGAACATGGTGGCCGTCGGCGGCTTGGCCCCCACCGTCTGGGGTTGGCGGCACCGGCCGGTGTGGCGCTGGTTCGTCCTGGGGTCCGCAGTCGGGGTGGCGTGCGGCTGGGTGGCGCTGCTGGCGATCGGGCTGACCCAGGGCTGA
- a CDS encoding TrmH family RNA methyltransferase has protein sequence MSLLQVIDIDDPADSRLDDFRDLNSVDRRPDLPSGKGLVIAEGVLVAQRMLASRFVPRALLGTDRRLTELAADLDGVDVPFYRTSAEVMAAAVGFHLNRGVLASASRAPELSVAEVISGARTVAVLEGVNDHENLGSIFRNAAGLAVDAVVFGAGCADPLYRRAVRVSMGHALLVPFARATSWPGDLQLLRDKGFRLMAMTPDPAAATLSEAMTQLEGDRVAVLVGAEGPGLTEHTMRASDVRVRIPMSRGTDSLNVATAAALAFYERARLGS, from the coding sequence GTGAGTCTGCTGCAGGTCATCGATATCGACGATCCGGCCGATTCCCGGTTGGACGACTTCCGCGATCTCAACAGCGTGGACCGCCGGCCGGATCTGCCCAGTGGCAAGGGCCTGGTGATCGCCGAAGGCGTGCTGGTGGCTCAGCGAATGCTCGCCTCCCGGTTCGTCCCGCGGGCGCTGCTGGGCACCGACCGCCGGCTGACGGAGCTGGCCGCCGATCTCGACGGCGTGGACGTGCCGTTCTACCGGACCAGCGCTGAGGTGATGGCGGCCGCGGTGGGTTTTCACCTGAATCGCGGCGTGCTGGCCTCGGCCTCGCGGGCGCCGGAATTGTCGGTGGCCGAGGTGATCTCCGGGGCGCGTACCGTGGCGGTGCTCGAAGGCGTCAACGATCACGAGAATCTCGGGTCGATCTTCCGCAACGCGGCCGGGCTGGCGGTGGACGCGGTGGTGTTCGGCGCGGGCTGTGCCGATCCGCTGTACCGGCGGGCCGTGCGGGTGTCGATGGGACATGCGCTGCTGGTTCCGTTCGCCCGGGCCACGTCGTGGCCCGGTGATCTGCAACTCTTGCGGGACAAGGGGTTCCGCCTCATGGCGATGACGCCGGACCCGGCGGCCGCAACCCTGTCCGAGGCGATGACACAGCTCGAGGGCGATCGGGTGGCGGTTCTCGTCGGCGCCGAGGGGCCGGGGCTGACCGAACACACGATGCGGGCCAGCGATGTGCGGGTGCGCATCCCGATGTCGCGCGGCACCGATTCGCTCAACGTCGCCACGGCGGCGGCGCTGGCGTTCTATGAACGGGCCAGGCTCGGCAGCTGA
- a CDS encoding Rv0880 family HTH-type transcriptional regulator — translation MKDPEARLANDLALAVVRLARQLRTRRAESPVSLTQFSALATLAKEGAMTPGALALRERVRPPSMTRVIASLAEQGLVARAAHPVDGRQIVVSASPAGMTLVEAERKASQEWLKAQLSRLDPDERQTLVNAADLMSAMVLEGA, via the coding sequence GTGAAGGATCCGGAGGCGCGGCTCGCGAATGATCTGGCTCTGGCAGTGGTCCGTCTCGCGCGTCAATTGCGTACGCGGCGTGCGGAATCCCCGGTTTCGTTGACTCAGTTCTCGGCACTGGCCACGCTGGCCAAGGAAGGCGCGATGACACCGGGCGCCCTGGCGCTGCGGGAGCGGGTGCGTCCGCCGTCGATGACCCGCGTGATCGCTTCACTTGCCGAGCAGGGTCTGGTGGCCCGCGCCGCCCATCCGGTGGACGGACGCCAGATCGTGGTGTCTGCCTCCCCGGCCGGGATGACCCTCGTCGAGGCTGAGCGCAAGGCCAGCCAGGAGTGGCTCAAGGCGCAGTTGTCGCGGTTGGATCCCGATGAGCGCCAGACCCTGGTCAATGCCGCCGACCTGATGTCGGCCATGGTTCTCGAAGGCGCGTGA
- a CDS encoding DUF2530 domain-containing protein, protein MTEDTNGAPEPQPPALPAALLEPWPVIVVIATGWLIATIVSFTVSDLQHWRPFTLAGLAIGVLGTTIFLIQRRAVRRGSRGAQSGLT, encoded by the coding sequence ATGACCGAGGACACCAACGGCGCGCCGGAGCCCCAGCCACCGGCCCTGCCCGCCGCGCTGCTGGAGCCGTGGCCGGTGATCGTGGTGATCGCCACGGGCTGGTTGATCGCCACCATCGTGTCGTTCACCGTCAGCGATCTGCAACACTGGCGCCCGTTCACGCTCGCCGGACTGGCGATCGGCGTTCTCGGCACGACTATCTTTCTGATCCAGCGCCGCGCCGTGCGCCGCGGATCTCGCGGTGCGCAAAGCGGATTGACCTGA